A window of the Drosophila simulans strain w501 chromosome 2L, Prin_Dsim_3.1, whole genome shotgun sequence genome harbors these coding sequences:
- the LOC6730993 gene encoding uncharacterized protein LOC6730993 — MEKRDRYFSQNSNQPQNADFSLEDQIMRNSQKIYRFCSDPEYNRVYQRYRTNLIRVQNSMPRRFRSRSALNLQASQSRLLAGGFCSKLNKSGKEKKNTQNQSHDHQNDACKPSCETAKSSKQTNCATTDEHSYRCNKSASDKSPKITRCSSKPEPNKSPRSNGHESQRHSCVSFEEPAARDIPTVDLHFRDSSCSCTVSNESSLSSINVCYSQEPQRDITKTCPAQTPKEPAPQRKKESSRNQTATRFCMRPLIVVPAGGGTKQYQKDQSENSKVVGTDHSKSKSAHHHTNSSQKSTKKQAKSHRLDKSHSSKDSLAKRGQPTVEIEESISNSSCTYGAHEYCDCKVADPFCCYYLPEEPHCSKNPPPCSNCPAICDLSNQLEEMNRRLEGLQSQDLCDIRSQVNSLNANLQCLAKECIQKMDGVKRLNKKTSSTCQFCRGQCLQILDSFYRQLLDSLWDRCLTNIVISIFLRADNLYHVNVRDLCTDCSLGCYLVTDAAIEEAIGLGVFENILTFSVIDVRNTIRSKNCALGIVFEYHHSKRQTGGCDTPLRGSCMAGKEYIGRVLGLPLEQLKYLFSVPRSYTKISQHISESESGSQLHSVSTQTTVTDMQTDIQEMKIGKKRSTRKKIHLS; from the exons aTGGAAAAACGAGATCGTTATTTTAGTCAGAACTCGAACCAGCCGCAAAATGCAGACTTTTCTTTGGAAGATCAAATTATGAGgaattcacaaaaaatctaCAGGTTTTGCTCAGATCCGG AATATAATAGAGTATATCAGCGGTATAGGACAAACCTCATCCGGGTGCAAAATTCCATGCCTAGAAGATTTCGTTCCAGGAGCGCTCTAAATTTGCAGGCCTCACAAAGCCGACTTTTAGCTGGCGGTTTTTGtagtaaattgaataaatccggaaaggagaaaaaaaatacgCAGAACCAAAGCCACGACCATCAAAATGATGCCTGTAAGCCTTCTTGTGAAACCGCTAAGTCCTCGAAGCAAACGAATTGCGCCACAACTGATGAACATTCCTACCGGTGCAATAAAAGTGCATCCGATAAAAGCCCGAAAATCACCCGCTGTTCCTCAAAACCGGAACCCAATAAGTCCCCACGCAGCAATGGACACGAGAGCCAGCGCCACAGCTGTGTGTCCTTTGAAGAGCCCGCGGCCAGGGATATTCCCACAGTTGATCTGCACTTCCGGGACAGCTCTTGCTCATGCACGGTGTCCAATGAATCCAGCCTGTCCTCCATCAACGTTTGCTATAGCCAGGAGCCACAGAGGGATATTACAAAAACTTGTCCCGCTCAAACGCCGAAAGAGCCAGCACCTCAACGGAAGAAGGAGTCGTCCAGGAACCAAACAGCCACACGATTTTGCATGCGACCGTTGATTGTGGTGCCCGCGGGTGGGGGAACTAAGCAATATCAGAAGGATCAATCTGAGAATTCCAAAGTAGTTGGGACAGATCACTCCAAGTCGAAGTCTGCACACCACCACACGAATAGTTCTCAAAAATCCACAAAGAAGCAAGCAAAGAGCCATCGCCTTGATAAGTCTCACAGTTCTAAAGATTCTTTAGCAAAGCGTGGTCAGCCTACAGTGGAAATTGAAGAATCCATTTCAAATTCAAGCTGCACTTATGGAGCCCACGAATATTGTGATTGCAAGGTCGCAGACCCATTCTGCTGTTACTATTTACCAGAGGAGCCCCATTGCTCGAAGAATCCACCGCCATGTTCCAACTGCCCGGCTATATGCGACTTATCCAACCAGTTGGAGGAGATGAATCGACGTTTGGAGGGCCTTCAGAGCCAGGATCTCTGCGATATCCGCTCGCAGGTGAATAGCCTCAATGCCAATCTTCAGTGTTTGGCCAAAGAGTGTATTCAGAAAATGGATGGCGTTAAAAGGCTGAACAAGAAGACCTCGAGCACGTGTCAGTTCTGTCGTGGGCAGTGCTTGCAAATACTTGATAGTTTCTACAGACAACTGCTGGACTCGCTGTGGGATCGTTGCCTGACAAACATAGTAATATCCATATTTCTGCGAGCAGACAACTTATATCACGTAAATGTTAGGGATCTGTGCACTGACTGTTCCCTTGGTTGTTACCTGGTCACTGATGCGGCCATTGAGGAGGCCATCGGGCTGGGAGTTTTCGAGAACATACTCACCTTCAGTGTTATTGATGTGCGAAATACCATCAGGTCGAAGAACTGCGCCTTGGGCATCGTCTTTGAATACCATCATTCAAAGCGGCAGACAGGTGGTTGCGATACCCCACTTCGTGGCTCCTGTATGGCGGGCAAGGAATACATCGGCAGGGTGCTCGGACTTCCTTTGGAGCAGCTGAAATACCTATTCTCCGTTCCGCGATCCTATACCAAAATCAGTCAGCACATATCTGAGAGTGAAAGTGGAAGTCAGTTACACTCGGTTTCTACTCAAACGACTGTGACCGATATGCAGACAGATATCCAGGAAatgaaaataggaaaaaagaGAAGTACCCGTAAAAAAATTCACTTAAGTTAG
- the LOC6730994 gene encoding neural cell adhesion molecule 1-A: MRLIGFILNLAALTAVAWANHHESLSLSPAEHSVVRYTNESLIVQCRSPDPKVELHWKSPKGEIIREHKGRIHVEQTSTEQLKIVFAHIALADKGNWSCEAADGSLHSKSFDLIVYQKITFTENATVMTVKEGEKATILCEVKGEPQPNVTWHFNGQPISAGAADDSKFRILADGLLINKVTQNDTGEYACRAYQVNSIASDMQERTVLMKIEHKPIWSKTPFVSLKYAYINGTATLMCEALAEPPANFTWYRKHNKLHSNNRLYTIQSDSYWSSLTIHVLNTSAFDNYRCRARNDLGTIERTTRLEQGEKPPSPANFQLRGFNSNTFDVVLSAPRGPPDSPMGVNGFRIEYMTEMEFKTDAGKWTNARRKDYAFEEGATFLLTNLEPDTVYLVRAASRNLAGFSDFTKVEKYKTLSLEPRVSSGVKETRNLCVELGLMSLMVLMRPFLG, encoded by the exons CTGTCGCCTGGGCCAACCATCATGAGAGCCTTTCCCTCAGTCCGGCGGAGCACAGCGTGGTGCGGTACACAAACGAATCCCTCATCGTCCAGTGCCGCAGTCCCGATCCCAAAGTGGAGCTCCATTGGAAATCGCCGAAAGGCGAAATTATACGCGAGCACAAAGGACGCATTCACGTTGAGCAAACATCGACAG AACAATTGAAAATCGTTTTCGCCCACATCGCACTGGCCGACAAGGGCAATTGGAGCTGCGAAGCTGCTGATGGAAGTCTGCATAGTAAATCCTTCGATTTGATTGTGTACC aGAAAATTACATTCACGGAAAATGCCACCGTGATGACGGTCAAGGAGGGCGAGAAGGCCACCATCCTGTGCGAGGTGAAGGGCGAGCCCCAGCCGAATGTCACCTGGCACTTCAATGGACAGCCCATCAGTGCCGGCG CGGCCGACGACTCCAAGTTCCGCATCCTGGCCGATGGTTTGCTCATCAACAAGGTAACACAGAATGACACCGGCGAGTACGCGTGCCGGGCATACCAAGTCAACTCGATTGCTTCCGATATGCAGGAGCGCACCGTTTTGATGAAAATCGAAC ACAAGCCCATTTGGTCCAAGACTCCATTTGTGAGTCTGAAGTACGCCTATATAAACGGAACTGCGACCCTTATGTGCGAGGCACTGGCGGAACCTCCAGCGAATTTCACATGGTATCGCAAACACAACAAGctgcacagcaacaacaggctGTACACGATCCAATCGGATAGCTACTGGTCGAGTCTGACCATCCACGTGCTGAACACCAGCGCCTTCGATAACTACAGGTGTCGTGCCAGGAACGACCTGGGAACCATCGAGAGGACGACGCGACTGGAGCAGGGCGAGAAGCCCCCGTCTCCGGCAAACTTCCAGCTGCGTGGCTTCAATTCAAACACCTTCGATGTGGTACTGAGTGCTCCACGAGGTCCACCCGACAGTCCAATGGGGGTCAATGGATTCCGCATCGAGTACATGACCGAAATGGAGTTTAAGACGGACGCGGGCAAATGGACCAATGCCAGGCGGAAGGATTACGCGTTCGAGGAGG GGGCAACATTCCTTTTGACGAATTTAGAGCCAGATACCGTCTACCTGGTGCGGGCCGCATCACGAAACCTGGCCGGATTCAGTGACTTCACCAAGGTGGAGAAGTACAAGACACTTTCCCTGGAGCCTCGAGTCTCTTCGGGGGTCAAGGAGACCCGAAATCTGTGCGTGGAACTGGGTCTGATGTCACTAATGGTCCTGATGCGGCCGTTCCTGGGatga